From Longimicrobium sp.:
CAGCGAGTATCCCGCGACCGCCAGCCGACTCCCGTCCACCTCCGGGCGGGCGGCCAGGTAGCGGAGCGAGAGCGAGCACTCGGACACCGCCTGCCGCCAGATCTTCATCAGCGCCAGCGGGTTGCGGCTCGCCTGCGCCTGCACCGGGTCGTTGCGCGTGCCGTGCAGCGGGAGGTCGATGGAGAGCGAGGCGATCCCCCGTTTGAGGAGCGCGGCGCCCACGCCCTCGCTCATGTGCTCCTTGCGAGAGGTGTAGCCGTGCAGGAGCAGCGCGGCCGGGGCGGGCGTGCGGTCGCGGGGCACCAGGAGGACCGCCGGCACCGGATCGCCCGTGGTGCGGAAGTCCACCACGATCCTCCGCCCGCCGTCCCACGGCCCCTCGGAGCGCGTCGTCTGATGGATTTGCTTCTTGAACATGCGCCCGGTTTTGGCAAGAAGGCTGCCGGGAGCGGGTCACCGCTTGTTGTGCACGAGACGCGCGGGTAAACTTGCGGGCACACGTTCTTCCTTCACCCGACGGACATCAGAATGCGTTTCTTTGCGGGGTTCGCCCTCATCGTCCTCCTGGCCGCGTGCGGTGGCGTGGAGTTCGACCCCGGCCAGTACGACGTCACCGGCCGCTGGACCGGGACCACGCTCGCGGATACGTCCCGCTACGACTTCGACCTCGATCTCACGCAGAACGAGGAGGAGATCTCCGGGAGCGGCACGGTGCGCGTGCGGGGGCAGACGGTGCAGGTGCGGGTGGACGGGATCTTCGGCTTCCCCAACGTGGACCTGACGCTCAGCGCGCCGGGGTTCGTGCCGCTGACCTTCGACGCCGCGTTCCGGCGCGACACCATCGCGCCCCCCAGCGGCACGACGCCGGCCGTGCTGCGCGAGAACCGCCACGCAATCGCGGGCTCGTTGACCACCTCCGCGCTGGAGGGCGTCCCGCTGCTGATCCAACGCGACACGCTCTGACGCTGGACCCATCGCGGGCCTCGCGGCGTACACATCCGCCACACCCCAACGCGGAACATCGATGCTGAAGAAGACCCTCGTGGCGGCCGCGCTGGCCGCCCTCGTCGCCGCACCGGCGGCGGCGCAGTACGACGTCGCCGCGCCCGCGCCCGCCCGCTACGACCGCGCGGCGACCGGGCGCGCCACGCTGGCGCACCTCCAGAACCTGATCCGCCTCAACACCCAGAACCCTCCGGGGAACGAGGCGCTGACGGCGGCCTACTTCGACTCCGTCTTCCGCACCGTGCCCGGCGTGGAGACGCACGTGCTGAACGTGGCGCCGGGGCGCGCCAACTTCGTGGCCCGGCTCCGCGCGGCGCGCGCCACAAAGAGGCCCGTCATCGTCATGGGGCACATGGACGTGGTGGGCGCGGACAGCACCAAGTGGGAGACGAACGCCTTCGTCCCCACCATCCGCGGCGCGCACCTGTACGGCCGCGGCGCAATCGACGACAAGGGGATGCTGGCCGCCGCGCTGGTGGCCATGCAGGAGCTGTCACGCGACCGGGGGCGGATGACGCGCGACGTCATCTTCCTGGCGACGGCGGCGGAGGAGGGCGGCCCGAATGTTGGGATCGACAGCGTGGTGGCGCACCACCGCGAGCTGCTGGGCGGCGCCGAGTTCGCGCTCAACGAGGGCGGGCGCATCCGCGTGCGCGAGGGCACCATCCGCACCGTGAACATCCAGACGACGGAGAAGGTCCCCTACAACGTCGTCGCCACGGCCACGGGCACGGGCGGGCACGGCTCCATTCCGCTTCCCGGCAACGCGCTGGCGGCGCTGGCCCGCGCCGTGACCCGCGTGCACGAGTGGAAGCCGCCCGTGCGCCTCATCGAGACGTCGCGGCTCTACTTCAGCCGCCTCGCCGCGACGGAGCGGAATCCCGAGATGCGCGCCGCGATGCAGGCGCTGACGGCCCCCGGCGCCACACAGGCGCAGATCGACCAGGCCGCCGCCACGCTGTCGCGCGAGCCGCTGCACAACGCGGTGCTGCGCGCGGGCGCCTCGCTCACCCTGCTCAACGGCGGCTTCCGCTCCAACGTGATCCCGTCCGAGGGGAAGGCGACCTTCAACGTACGCATCGTCCCCGGCGACGACATCCGCCAGATCGTGGCGGAGATGAACCGCGTGGGCGGCGAGCCGTCGGTGCGATTCGCGGTGGACGGCGACCCGCTCCCCGCGCCCGACCCCTCGCCCGTCGCCACGGACCTGTACCGCTCGATGGAATCCGCCGCGCGCGCGATGGCGCCCAACGCGGTGGTGCTCCCCTTCATGTCCACGGGCGCCACGGACGGCGCGGTGCTGCGTGGCGCGGGGATCCCGACCTACGGCATCCTCCCCATGCCGCTCGCGGAGGAGGACGAGATCCGCATGCACGGCGACAACGAGCGCGTGCCGGTCGCGGCGCTCGGGTGGGCGACGGAGTACCTGTACCGGGTGCTGAGCGGGGTGGTGCGGTAGGCCCCCACCCCCCGGCCCCCTCCCCCGCACGCGGGGGAGCGTGGGGGAGGGGGAGAACAGCGGGCCCGGGGCTGACATCGGCGGGGCGAGTCCGCGAAGGCGGACTTCCTGCTGTTGTTGCCGCGACTTCAGTCGCCAGGCCCGGGAGGCACTGCTTTCCTCCCTGCCCGGTTCTTGCCCAATTCGAATCCCGACGCGCATGCGCCGGGCTTCGTCATTTGGGGCGATGCCGTTGTGGGGATTGCGGTTGCGGATCGGCGGGGTGCGGAGCGTGCGCTTGGTTCCGTCCTCCACGGCGGACGGTCACTTCTACCAACAAGGGACAGGGGAACATGAAGAAGGGAATCTTTGCGGGGCTGGTGATCGCGGCGGCGGCGCTGGCGGGGGCGGATGCCGCGCAGGCGCAGAGCACGATTCCGATCTCCGTCGAGGGGCGCCTCGACCTGGGCGTTCCGGTGGGCGATGCGGCGGACGTGCTGGAGCCGGGGGTAGGGTTCGGGATCACGGGCGCGTTCCAGCTCACCCCGCTCTTCGGGCTGTACGGCGGGTGGAGCAGCTTCGAGTTCGATGTGGACGGGCTGGATGACGAGCTCACGTCCGACGGCTTCGAGCTGGGCGGGCGGGTGACGCTGGGGACCGGCGGCGGGATCTACAACCCGTACTTCCAGCTCGGCGCGCTCTTTCAGGACGACGAGACGGGGCTGGAGGCGGGCCTCGGCGGCTTCTACCCGGTCGGGCAGAACCTGTCGCTGACCCCGATGGTGCGCTACCGCACCATCGACGAGCTCGACTACCTGACGATCGGCGTGGGGCTCAACCTCCGCTTTTGAGGGCATCACACAGAGGACACGGAGGGGAACTACAATGCGCAGAGAACCTCTTCTTTTTTGCTTGCTGTAACTCTCTGTGTCTCTGTGTGAGGAACAACGAGGCCCGGTCCCAGGAAGAGGCCGGCCTTTCGCGCTGATACGGACGGGGCATGCGCGGTGCGATTGCGAGCGGCACGGCAAATCAAAGGAGGATCCCTTGCTGCTGGACCATTCGCACCCGGACTGCACCGGAAGCTGGACGCTCCACGGAGAGGGCCGCGGCGGGTGCACGGTGGCGTGCGCGCGGTGCGGGGCCGCGTACCCGCGCAGCGCCTGGGCCGAGGACGCCGGCGAGCGCGAGCACGAGCTGGCGCGCCTCCTGGCCTTTCTGGAGCGGCGTGGCCGCGCGATCCTCGCCGGGACCAGAGCCCCCGGCCCTTCCTCGCGCTGGACCAAGCTCCATGGCGAGCCTTGAGCACCCCCAGCAGACGAGCCGGATGACGTTCGACGCAGAACGGGACCTTCTCCACGAAGCGTACGCCCTTCCCGCACTCACCACCCGCAAGTTCACCCACGCCGAGCTGTGGCAGATCCTCGGCACGCTGGTGGACGAGGCGGGCTGCCTTTCGCGCGAGGAGATCGGGCGCTCCGCCGAGGACCGGCCGCTCTACGCGGTGCGTTTCGGAAGCGGCCCGCTGCGCGTCCTCCTCTTCAGCCAGATGCACGGCGACGAGCCCAGCCACACGATGGGCCTCGCCGATCTCCTCTGCTACTTCGCGCGCGAGCCGGACGACGAGCGGGTGCGCCGCCTGGCGGAGGGGCTGACGATCGCCGCCATCCCCATGCTGAACCCGGACGGGGCAGAGCGCTTCATCCGCACCAACGCGCAGGGGATCGACATCAACCGCGACGCCCGCGCCTGGCGCACGCCGGAGATGCGGGCGTTCAAAAAGTTCCACGACGAGTTCCGCCCCGACTTTGTCCTGAACCTGCACGACCAGGACGTGCGCAAGCGGGTGGGGAAGGAGGGCGGGATCACGGCGCTCGCCATGCTGGCCACGCCGGGGAATCCGGACATGGAGGACGACGAGCGGCGCATCCGCGCGAAGCGGCTGTGCGGCGCCATCCGGCGTGCCGTGGAGCCGCTGGCGGAGGGGCGCGTGGCGCGGTTCCAGGAAGAGTACAACCCCGCCGGCTCCGGCGAATACACCCAGCGCTCGGGCGCGGCCTCGCTGCTGCTGGAGTGCGGCTACTGGCCGGACGACGCTGAGAAGCAGTTCCTGCGCAAGCTCAGCTTCGTCGCCATCCTGACCGCACTGGAGGCGCTGGCGGACGGCAGCTACGAGCAGGTGCCGGTGGAGGAGTACGAGTCACTGGAGGAGAACGACACCAGCGTCTTCGACCTGCTGGTGCGCGGCGGGACCGTCGTGGTGCCGGGGCTGGAGCCCTTTCGCGCGGACGTCGGGGCCAACTTCGCCACACCGCTCGATGTCACCGGCGGCGCCACCGCGTCGGTCGGCGACCTGGCGGACTACACGGCGCGCGTGGTGGTGGAGGCGGAGGGGTGCTTCGTCCACCCCGAGCCCGAGGCGATGGAGCGGGACGATGCGGGGCGCGCGTCGCTGGAGGAGGGGCTCCCCGCCTCGTACACCGTGCGCCGCGGCGCGGACGCGGAGAGCGACCTTGTCGCCATGATCCGCGAGGGCGTGCTGCGCGGCGCGGACGAGCGGGAGCCCGCCGATGCCGTCTGATCCGCGCGAGCTGGCGGATGGGCTCCGCCTGCGCGGCGTGGGTGCCCTGCGCGGCCGCAGCCTGTGGGCGCCCGGCCCCGCCGCCGTCGCGGAGGTGGAAGAGGGCGAGCTCGCCGGGACGACGTGCGCGGCAGTGGAGGGCTTCGCGGAGCGGCTGCGCGCCGTCCTCCCCGCCGTGGAGGTAGGTGACGGGTCGGCGTGGCCCGAGGTGATCGCGCGCGTGGCGTCCGTGCTCCAGGCGCAGGCCGGCTCGCCGCCCGCCTTCTGCCGCATCGCCCCCGCCGCCGGCGACGATCCCGCCGTGGTGGCGCTGGGCTTCGATGAAGAGGCGCTCGGGATCGAAGCCCTGCGCGAAGCCGCCGCCCTGGTACGCGAGTGCATCCGCGGCGAGGCGGTCGTAGTGGACAGAGTGGTCGGCGACCTCCGCGAGCTGTACGCGCGCACGCACCCCGGCCCCACGGGCTCGGTGCTGATCGCGGAAGCGCGCCGCCGCGGAATCCCGGTGCGCCGCGCCCCGGGCGACCGCGTGGTGCAGCTCGGCCTGGGCCGCAACCTCCGCCGGCTGGACGCCGCGATGACGGACTTCACCAGCGTCATCGCCACCGACATCACCTCGGACAAGCACCGCACCAAGGAGATCCTGGAGCGGATCGGCCTCGCGGTCCCCGAGGGTGAGGTGGTCACCTCGCTGGACGACGCGGTCGAGCTGGCGGAGGACCTGGGATATCCCGTCCTCCTCAAGCCGCTGGACGCCAACGACGGCCGCGGCATCTCCGGCCGGCTGGACACGGAGGCCGCCGTGCGCGCCGCGTGGACCATCGCCGTCGCCGAGCATCCGCGGGTGATCGTGGAGCGCTTCGTCACCGGTCGCGACCACCGCGTGGTGGTGGTGGCCGGACGGGTGGTGGCCGTCTCGGAGCGCGTACCCGCGCACGTGGTGGGCGATGGGACGCGCAGCATCCGCGAGCTGGCGGAGGAGGAGAACCGCAACCCCAAGCGCAACCCGCACGATCCCGCCTCGCCCCTCGTCCCGCTCCCGCTGGACGACCTCACGGAGCGCTTCCTGGCGCGCACCGGCCGCACGCTGGACTCCGTTCCGGACGCGGGGGAGGCGGTGCAGCTCCGCGGCACCGCGAACATCTCCACCGGGGGCACCTCCATCGACCGCACCGACGAGATCCACCCCCGCAACCGCGCCCTGTGCGAGTTCGCGGCGGCGGCGGTGGGGCTGGACATCGCGGGAGTGGACGTGCTGACGGACGACGTGGGCGTGCCCTTCGATGAGAACTGCGCGGCGATCATAGAGGTCAACGCGTCGCCCGGCATCCGGATGCACACCGATCCGGACGTCGGCACGCCGCGCGACGTGCCCGGCGCCATCCTGGACATGCTCTACCCGCCCGGCAGCGAGACGCGCATCCCGGTGATCGCCATCACGGGGACCAACGGGAAGACGACGACGACGCGCCTGATCGCGCACCTCTTTCGGCACACGGGGCGGCGGGTCGGCTTCACCACCACGGACGGCGTCTACCACCAGGACGTCCTGCTGATGGAGGGCGACCTCACGGGCCCCTTCGCGGCCAACGTGGTGCTCTCCGATCCGCGCGTGGACGTGGCGGTGCTGGAGACGGCGCGCGGCGGCATCCTGAAGTCGGGGCTGGGCTTCGAGAGCTGCGACGTGGGCGTGGTGCTCAACGTGTCCGCCGACCACATGGGCCAGCGAGGCATCCACACGCTGGAGCAGCTTGCGGAGGTAAAGGCGGTGATCCCCGCCGCGGTGGCTCCCGGCGGCCACACCGTGCTCAACGCCGACGATCCGCTCGTCCTCGGCATGCGCTCCCGCACCCGCGGCGACGTGGTGCTGATCTCGGTCAGTGGCGAGGCGGAGAACCCTGCCGTCGCCGAGCACCTGGCGTCCGGAGGCGCGGCCGTCACGGTCGAGCTGGAGGATGGGCGGGAGAGCATCGTCCTGCGCCTCGGTTCCGAGCGGCTCCCCGTCGTCCCGGTCGCCGAGGTGCCGCTGACGATGGGGGGTGCGGCGCGTTTCCAGCTCGAGAACATCCTGGCGGCGACCGCGGTGGCGCACGCGCAGGCCATTCCGCCGGGCAAGATCGCCGAAGCGCTGCGCGCCTTTGTACCCTCGCGCGCCGCGACGCCGGGGCGGCTGAACGTGCTGCCGGTGCGCGGCGGCAAGGTGGTGGTGGATTACGCGCACAACCCGGCCGGGGTGCGCGGCCTCATCGACTTCGTGGTGCGCATGGATGCGCGGCGGCGGATCGGCGTCCTGAGCATCGCCGGCGACCGGCGCGACCAGGACATGCGCGAGATCGGCTCGATCTTCGCCGCGCTGGACCACGTGATCCTCAAGGAGAACGAGGCCTACCGCCGTGGCCGCCCCGTGGGCGAGGCCATGGGAATCCTGGCGGAAGGACTGGAATCCGGCGGCCTTCCCCCGGAGCGCTACGAAAAGGTGCTCGACGAGACGGAGGCCGTCATCCACGCGCTGCGGATGATCGAGGAGGGCGACGTGGTGGTGATCCTGGCCGCGGAGCCGGAAAAGGTGCTGGAGCAGGTGGAGGGGTTCAGCGGGTAGGCCCTCACCCCCGCTCGTTCCTCGCTGCCCCCTCTCCCGATAACAGGAGAGGGCTGCGCCCTCGCCGTTATCGAGAGAGGGGGCGTGGGGATGCACAGAACCCGTAGGGGCGCGATTCATAGCGCCTGCGCTTGCCCCGACTCGACCGCTGGGGGGGTCGTGCAGATTCGCATCAGCCAAGGGCGACGATGGCATCGCTCAACGTAGAGAAGATCCGCGAGGACTTTCCCGTGCTGCAGCGCAAAGTGCACGGGAAGCCGCTGGTGTACCTGGACAACGCGGCCAGCAGCCAGAAGCCGCAGGTGATGATCGACCGGATCGCAAAGATCTACGGGGAGGAGTATGCTCGCGCGGAGGAGGGGCACACCCTCAGCAAGGAGGCGACGAAGACCTTCGAGGACACCCGCAAGCGCGTGGCGGAGCTGATCAACGCGGCGAGGCCGGAGGAGGTCGTCTTCTGCCGCGGCGCCACGGAGGCCCTCAACCTGGTGGCGCGCTCCTTCGAGATGGACGGGCTCTCCAGGGGCGACGAGATCCTGCTGACCGAGATCGAGCACCACTCCAACATCATCCCTTGGATCCAGGCCGCGCGCGAGACCGGCGCGCACGTCCGCGCCGTGCCCATCGACGCGGCGGGGGACGTGGACCTGGAGCGGCTGGAGGCGATGCTCACCGACCGCGTGAAGGTGCTCGGGGTGAGCCACGTGTCCAACGTGACGGGCGGCGTGCAGCCGGTAAAGCAGATCACGAAGCTGGCCCGGGCGCGCGGCATCCCGGTGCTGGTGGACGGCGCGCAGGCGGTGCCGCACATCCCGGTGGACGTGCGCGACATCGGGTGCGACTTCTACGCGGCGTCAGGGCACAAGATGGGCGGCCCCTCCAGCGTCGGCTTCATGTGGGGGAAGATGTCGATGCTCAGGAAGATGCCGCCGGGCGACGGGGGGTCGCTGATGGTGAAGTCGGTGAGCTTCGACGACTACACCACCATGCCGCCCCCACACAAGTTCGAAGCCGGCGAGCCCGCCTTCAGCGAGGTCGCCGCCTGGGACCCGGCCATCGAGTACTGGCAGAAGCTCGGCCTGGAGAAGATCGCCGCCTACGAGCGCGATCTCGCCGCCTACGCCGCCCTCCGCCTCGGCGAGATCGAGGGCGTGCGCGTGCTGGGCAACCCCGCCGACCGCATCTCCATCGTGTCGTTCGTGGTGGAGGGCCAGCAGCCCAGCGATCTGGAGAAGAAGCTGGACAAGCAGGGGATCGCCGTCCGCGCCGGCAAGCTCGCCGCCGAGCCCCTCCTCCGCGCCCTGGGCGTCAAGGAAGCCGTGCGCGCCTCCTTCGTCTTCTACAACACCTTTGAGGAAGCGGACGCCCTCGCCGCCGCGCTGCGCAAGATCGCGTGAACGGAAGTGCGTGAGTGCTGCGGGATCAGGGGACTTCGATGATCCGCTTGGCGCGGTACGCCTCCAGGTGGACGACCCTCCCGCCTCGCAGTCCGATGCCCACGGCGAGGCGTTGTCCTCCGGTGAGGTAGCTCTGGTTGTACCGGCCCCAGATGCCGCGATCGCAGTCCGCACAGTTGTAGCCGAGCCACTCGTAGAGCGAGGCAGGGAACACCTCCACGGAGAATCCTTCCCACATCAGCGTGCTGACCGCGGTCTGCTGCGAGGAGCCGAGCGGCACGTGCGCCAGCACGACCGGGCTCACGTAGATGGCCCCTCCCGTGGATGGCACCCCCGGCGCCGTCAACATCTCGCGGACCAGCCCGCGCCCATCAAGGATGTGCTGGCGCGCGTAGTACGTCACAAAGAGCAGCAGCGCGGCAAGCACCCACCACCTCGCCGCGCCCTTTCTGCGCCCATCACCGGCATCGTCCTCTCGCATTGGCTTCCCCATCCCGCGAGTGGCTGGATCAAGCAGGAACGTAGGTCAGCCTGATCACATCCTCGTCGATCCGATCATGAGCGACGAGGCGGAGCGGCGGCCGCGGTCCGGCGAAATATGGCTTCCCGTGACCAAGCACGACCGGGTGCAGGTAGATCCGATACTCGTCGATCAGGCCAAGCTCGGTGAGGCTTTGCGCCAGCTGCGGGCCAGCAACTTCGATCTCCCCATCGCGCTCCGCCTTCAGCTCGCGGATCGCGCCCTCAAGATCATCCCCAACGAGCGTGGCGTTGGGGCCGACCGAACTCAACGTGCGCGAGACGACCCATTTCGGCTGGTTCCGCCAAGCCGCCGCGAAGGCGTGTTCGTCTGCATCCCATCCAGGCTGATCGTCGTCCCAGTAACGCATGATCTCATACATCTGGCGCCCGTACACACTGCCCGCCTGCCCCAGAGCCTCCTCGATGAAGTGGCGGAAGAGCGTGGGGCTTGGGCCAAACGCCATATGGTCGACGTAGCCGTCCAGGGACTGATTCATTCCGAACACGAGCTTAGCCATACCGACTTTCATCCTTGCGCGGGCACATCCGCAGCGGTTCTGAATTGTGTTCATGCAACCGGTTGTAACCCTTACACCGTCCCCCACACCCGCTTCCCGAGCGCCGAAAGCGCCAGCTCCACCGCCAGGTCCGCGGTGGCGTTGCTGCGGTCGAGGATGGGGTTTACCTCCACCAGGTCCAGGCCCACGATGCGGCCCGTCTCGGCGAGCATCTCGGCGGCGAGGTGGGCTTCGCGGTAGGTGAGGCCGCCGGGGACCGGGGTCCCCACGCCGGGGGCGTACATCGGGTCGATGACGTCCAGGTCCAGGCTCACGTAGATGCCGTCCGTGCCCAGCGACGCGCTGTCGATGGCGCGGCGGATCACCTCGCCGATCCCGTAGCGGTCGACGGCCTCCATGGAGTACACGGCGATCCCCGCGTCGCGCATCAGGTCGCGCTCGGTGGTGTCCAGGTCGCGCGCGCCCACCACGGCCACGTTCTTGGGGAGGATCTTGGGCGTGGACTCGGCGGTGCCGCCCACCGTCACCAGGTGCTCGTGCCCGATCCCGCAGAGCGCCGCCAGCGGCATCCCGTGGATGTTGCCGGTGGGGCTGGTCTCGTGCGTGTTGAAGTCGCCGTGCGCGTCCAGCCAGATCAGCCCCAGGTTGCGCCCCCGCGCCGCCCCGGACACGCTCCCCATCGAGATCGAGTGGTCGCCGCCCAGCACCAGAGTCACCGCTCCCTGGCGGGTGCTTTCCGCCACCTGGTCCCCCAGGCGCTGGCACACGGAGAGGATGGGCTCCAGGTACTTGAGCTTGGGGTCGCCGGTCTGCAGTGTCTCGCTGGGCGGCACGCCGATGTTGCCCCGGTCCGTCACTCGGTGCCCCAGCACCTCCAGCCGCTCCTGCAGCCCCGCGTACCGGATCGCGCTCGGCCCCATGTCCACACCCCGGCGCCCCGAGCCGAAGTCCATCAGGGCGCCTACGATCTCCAGATTCATCGCTCCTCGTGCGGTCCGTGTTCTTAGCTGTCGCGCCATCAAATTGGCGGGGCGGCACTCCGCGCGCCAGCGCTTGCACGCTATCCGTTTCGCCGGTGAATGACGGTGGAGCGCCCGCCACGTGGAGCCCTCTGGACCTTCGTTTGATTTACTCTTATAGTAATTGTGTGGAACGATAAGCGTAACTCACAGGAACGCTGAACGTGGAAAAAGAATTCCAAGGCGACACTCTGGGACCACTGGCCAAGGCGCTCCAGGCCCTCGGCGCATTTCTGGAGGCGCAGGGGCACCCAGAATACCTGGTCGTTGTTGGGGGTGTGGCGATGAATCTGCGCGGATTCACCGCCCGCGGGACCTCGGATGTGGACGTGATCGCCCGAGGGGTGCCCGCCGTTGGGGGTGGGGCCGCGGTGCTCTTTACGCCCGAGCCACTGTCGGACGTACTGGAGGCGGGGATCCGGCGCGTCGCGCGAGACTTCGGGTTAGACGCCGATTGGATGAACACCGTCGTGGCGAAGCAATGGCTTGCCGGGATGCCTCCGGGGCTCGCCGAGGATCTGGAGTGGCATCACTTCGGGGGCCTGCACATCGGAGTCCCGGGCCGGGAGGCGATGATCGCGCTGAAGCTGTTTGCGGCCATGGACCGTGGGCCCCGCAGCGTCCACATGCAGGACCTGATAAGGTTGGACCCCGACGCGGACGAGCTCGACCGCGCCGCGGCGTGGGTTGCCTCGCAGGACGCCAGTGATGTCTTCCACGCCCAGATTCCGGAGGCGCTCGAACATGTCCGAAAGCACCAGGGACGCACTCGCTAGCCGGGCGCAGGAGACCGCCCTCAAGGCGGTGTGGGCCCAGTGGGGCGTGCTCAACCCCATGCTCCTTGGGGGCGGCGCGAAGCAGCCGTCGAGCATGCTGGACCCGGAGGCGCTCGTACTCGCCTCTTTGGGTCTCTGGGAGGCGGAGCGCCGCCTGGTGGACGTGCTGGCCTGGTGGGCGCCGCGCGGAGCGACGCTGATGAGCACACGACGGACGGACACGCTGCGGGCCGGCTTCCCCGCGCACGTCGCGGGCCGGCTGGACCAGTTTGGGAGCTGGGCCCACGAGGGCGGCGACCCGCGCTGGAAGGGGAAGGGAACCGGGGAGGTGACGGTACGCGCCGGCAAAGGTCCATCGGAGCTGGGGCTGAACGGTCCCGGAACGCTCCTGCTGCGCCTGCGCGCCGGTTTTGGAGTGAGCGCCAAGCCTGACGTGCTCGCCTTCCTTCTCGCGCTGGACGGAGTGCCCGCCGCCCCGAAGGAGATCGCCCGCGCGGTGGGGTACGCCGGCAAGAACGTGCGTGTGGCGGCCCGTGACCTCGTGCTCGGCGGATTCCTGGACGAGCGGGATTCTTACCCCGTCGAATACGCGGCGCGCCCCGGGTTCGCACGCGGGTTCATCCGCCTCCTCTCGTGGGAGAACTCCCCCGGCGTAGGGGTACCCGCCTGGAACCACTGGGCTGCCGTGTACGCTTTCCTCCTCTCGGTAGCCGCCTGGGGCGAGGCAGACGGCCCCACGAACGGATACGTCCTGAGCTCGCAGGCGCGCGATCTGTTCGAGCGATACAGCTGGGTCTTCCGGAGCGCGGAGCTACGGGTCCCGGACCCGAACCGCTACCCGGGCGAACAATACCTCGGCGCGTTCAGCGATACGCTCGATGCCCTGTCCGCCTGGCTTGCTGGGCGCCCGTAGTCACGAACCACCCGCCCGGTACCAACGCCCCCTCTCCTGATAACGGCGAGGGCGCAGCCCTCTCCCGTTATCGGGAGAGGGGGCAGCGAGGAACGAGCGGGGGTGAGGGCCCCGTCCCCCTACCGCTCCTCCAGCCTCCGCAGCACCATCATCGACCGGCCGGGCATCTCCAGCGACGACTCGGGGGCCTGCTTGCGCCCCTCCTGCTCCGCGGCCGGGCGGCTGGTGTCTACCATCACCTCCCAGTTCGCCGGGGTGGGGGTGCCCGGCAGCGTGAAGGCGGCGGGCTCCGGGGCGCCGTTGAAGAGAAGGAGAAAGGTGTCGTCCACCACCCGCTCCCCCTGCTCGTCCCACTCCATCATCGCGTCGCCGCCCAGCAGGATGCCGAACGCGCGCATGTCGCTGTTCCACTCCTCGTCCTCCATCTCCTGGCCGTCCGGGCGCAGCCAGCGGATGTCCTCCAGCTCCGATCCGCGGATCTTGCGGCCCTGGAAGAAGTGGCGGCGCCGGAAGACCGGGTGCTCGCGCCGCAGGGTGGCCACGCGGCGCGTGAACTCCAGCAGGTCCTGGTTGCGCTCGTCCAGGTCCCAGTGCAGCCACGAGATCTCGTTGTCCTGGCAGTACGCGTTGTTGTTGCCGTTCTGCGTGCGCCCCATCTCGTCGCCGCCGCAGATCATCGGCACGCCCTGCGACAGGAGGAGCGTCGCCAGGAAGTTGCGCTTCTGCTTCTCGCGCTCGGCAAGGATCGCCGGGTCGTCGGTGGGGCCCTCGGCGCCGAAGTTGTAGGAGATGTTGTGGTCGTGGCCGTCGCGGTTCTCCTCGCCGTTGGCCTCGTTGTGCTTCTCGTTGTACGACACCAGGT
This genomic window contains:
- a CDS encoding SufS family cysteine desulfurase — encoded protein: MASLNVEKIREDFPVLQRKVHGKPLVYLDNAASSQKPQVMIDRIAKIYGEEYARAEEGHTLSKEATKTFEDTRKRVAELINAARPEEVVFCRGATEALNLVARSFEMDGLSRGDEILLTEIEHHSNIIPWIQAARETGAHVRAVPIDAAGDVDLERLEAMLTDRVKVLGVSHVSNVTGGVQPVKQITKLARARGIPVLVDGAQAVPHIPVDVRDIGCDFYAASGHKMGGPSSVGFMWGKMSMLRKMPPGDGGSLMVKSVSFDDYTTMPPPHKFEAGEPAFSEVAAWDPAIEYWQKLGLEKIAAYERDLAAYAALRLGEIEGVRVLGNPADRISIVSFVVEGQQPSDLEKKLDKQGIAVRAGKLAAEPLLRALGVKEAVRASFVFYNTFEEADALAAALRKIA
- a CDS encoding dihydrofolate reductase family protein, whose protein sequence is MAKLVFGMNQSLDGYVDHMAFGPSPTLFRHFIEEALGQAGSVYGRQMYEIMRYWDDDQPGWDADEHAFAAAWRNQPKWVVSRTLSSVGPNATLVGDDLEGAIRELKAERDGEIEVAGPQLAQSLTELGLIDEYRIYLHPVVLGHGKPYFAGPRPPLRLVAHDRIDEDVIRLTYVPA
- the rocF gene encoding arginase — translated: MNLEIVGALMDFGSGRRGVDMGPSAIRYAGLQERLEVLGHRVTDRGNIGVPPSETLQTGDPKLKYLEPILSVCQRLGDQVAESTRQGAVTLVLGGDHSISMGSVSGAARGRNLGLIWLDAHGDFNTHETSPTGNIHGMPLAALCGIGHEHLVTVGGTAESTPKILPKNVAVVGARDLDTTERDLMRDAGIAVYSMEAVDRYGIGEVIRRAIDSASLGTDGIYVSLDLDVIDPMYAPGVGTPVPGGLTYREAHLAAEMLAETGRIVGLDLVEVNPILDRSNATADLAVELALSALGKRVWGTV